A genomic window from Lotus japonicus ecotype B-129 chromosome 1, LjGifu_v1.2 includes:
- the LOC130733122 gene encoding zeatin O-glucosyltransferase-like, giving the protein MALSNYQTDSKSHSSSNTIDQPSQVVVVMVPYPAQSHLNQLLHLSRLILSHSNNNIPIHYVGTATHNRQATLRVQGWDLNSISSTIYFHDFKVPHFASPPPKPNTGETKFPDHAVPCIEASSHLREPLAELVISLSSVAKRVIVIHDFLMGSVVQDGKKIPNVESYTFLSNCSFPFFTFWENMGKPPLENNSNIPEVPSLEGCFNTQFLDFITEQSEFIEFSEGYIYNTARAIEGPYMEFMESLIGSKKKQWALGPFHPLTIKNSNSKGRHFTMEWLDRQEPKSVIYVSFGSTTTFTEEQIEEIAKGLEQSKQKFIWVLRDADKCDIFDETEVRKHDLENGFEKRTEGVGLVVRDWAPQLEILDHPSTGGFMSHCGWNSLFESMSMGVPIAAWPIHSDQPRNTVLITEELKVGLAVRDWAKRDDLVTASVIANAVRRLMETKEGDEMREKAMSLKEAIHRSMDEGGVSHEEMKSFIAHITR; this is encoded by the coding sequence ATGGCTTTATCCAATTACCAAACCGATAGCAAAAGCCATAGCAGTAGCAACACCATTGATCAACCATCCCAAGTGGTGGTGGTTATGGTACCTTACCCTGCACAAAGCCATCTCAACCAGCTCCTTCACTTGTCACGCCTAATCCTATcacacagcaacaacaacatccCAATCCACTATGTTGGCACTGCCACACATAACCGCCAGGCCACACTTCGTGTCCAAGGTTGGGACTTAAACTCCATTTCAAGCACCATCTATTTCCATGACTTCAAAGTTCCTCACTTTGCTTCCCCTCCTCCAAAACCCAACACCGGTGAAACCAAATTCCCAGATCATGCGGTTCCTTGCATAGAGGCCTCTTCACATCTTCGTGAACCTCTAGCAGAACTTGTCATTTCCCTTTCATCTGTGGCTAAAAGGGTCATAGTGATCCATGACTTCCTAATGGGGTCAGTGGTACAAGATGGCAAGAAAATCCCAAATGTTGAGAGTTACACATTTCTCAGCAACTGTTCCTTTCCCTTCTTCACCTTTTGGGAGAACATGGGAAAACCGCCACTAGAAAACAACTCAAATATACCAGAAGTTCCATCTCTTGAAGGATGCTTCAACACCCAGTTTCTAGATTTCATTACTGAACAGAGTGAGTTCATTGAATTCAGTGAGGGATACATCTACAACACAGCCAGAGCAATTGAAGGTCCTTACATGGAGTTTATGGAGAGCCTCATTGGCAGCAAGAAGAAGCAATGGGCACTTGGGCCCTTCCACCCCTTGACCATTAAAAACTCAAATTCAAAGGGAAGACACTTTACCATGGAGTGGCTTGATAGACAAGAGCCAAAATCAGTTATCTATGTGTCTTTTGGGTCAACAACAACATTCACAGAGGAACAAATTGAAGAGATTGCAAAAGGATTGGAACAAAGCAAGCAAAAATTCATCTGGGTGCTGAGGGATGCCGATAAATGTGACATCTTTGATGAGACTGAAGTGAGAAAACATGACCTTGAAAATGGTTTTGAAAAGAGAACTGAAGGGGTGGGGCTAGTTGTGAGAGACTGGGCACCCCAATTGGAAATTCTAGACCACCCTTCAACAGGAGGGTTTATGAGTCACTGTGGATGGAACTCCTTGTTTGAGAGCATGTCCATGGGGGTGCCAATAGCAGCATGGCCTATTCACTCTGATCAGCCAAGAAATACAGTTTTGATAACTGAAGAGCTGAAGGTTGGTTTGGCAGTGAGGGACTGGGCAAAGAGAGATGATTTGGTGACTGCTTCAGTTATTGCGAATGCGGTGAGAAGGCTGATGGAAACAAAGGAAGGAGATGAGATGCGAGAGAAAGCAATGAGCCTTAAAGAAGCCATCCATAGGTCCATGGATGAAGGTGGAGTCTCTCATGAGGAAATGAAATCTTTCATTGCTCATATAACTAGATAG